Proteins co-encoded in one Acidimicrobiia bacterium genomic window:
- a CDS encoding dodecin family protein encodes MSEFIDRGAVKVIEIIGISDKSFEDAVSQGVAKAAETVKNITGVEVTNQTARVHEGKVVQFHTTLKLAFAVK; translated from the coding sequence ATGTCCGAATTCATCGACCGCGGCGCAGTGAAGGTGATCGAGATCATCGGGATCTCGGACAAGAGCTTTGAAGACGCCGTCTCGCAGGGAGTGGCCAAGGCCGCGGAGACGGTGAAGAACATCACCGGAGTCGAGGTGACCAACCAAACGGCCAGAGTCCACGAAGGCAAGGTCGTGCAGTTCCACACAACCCTGAAACTGGCCTTCGCAGTCAAGTAA